TTATTCTCCTATTAATTCACAACTGAAATTTGTAACCGTGGAAGGTAGTCAGACAAGGAATGTCTGGCTAAACTAGGGCTTGTTCTTCTGATTCGCGACGCGCCCAATCTTGGATAAAAGACTCTACTAGCTCTACATCTTCGGTGCTGCCAATCACTAGAGGCGTGCGTTGATGTAGCTTATTTGGCACCACGCTAAGAATGCGTTCCATGCCAGTGCTGGCTCTTGCCCCTGCTTGTTCAGCCAAAAAAGCTAACGGTGCAGATTCATATAATAATCTTAGCTTTCCTTGAGGATCTTTCTCCGTGCCTGGATAGAGAAATACGCCTCCTTGGAGTAAGATACGATGGAAATCTCCTACCAATGCGCCACTGTAGCGAGAAGTATAGCCTTCATGACGATGAACATAGCGAATATATTCGCGGATGGATTCATCCCACTGCCAGTAGTTTCCCTCATTGACGCTATAAACAGCACCATGCTTGGGAATGGTAATATTTTCTTCTGCTAAAATAAATTCCCCTAAACTGGGATCGAGAATAAATGAATGTACTCCTTTACCTATGGTGTAAACAAGTACGGTAGAAGGACCATATAAAACATAGCCTGCTCCTATTTGGCGATCGCCGTTTTGCAATAAATCTTGGGCTTTGCCATCTAGATCTTCTCCTTCTTGTTGACGCAGAGAAAAAATTGAACCCACATTTAAATTAATGTCTACGTTGGAAGAACCATCAATGGGATCGTACAAAAGCGTATATCTGCCTATGGGGCAATTTTCGGGTATGTAATAAGGTTTTTCCATCTCTTCTGATGCCAAGCGACAAACTAAACCACTTTGCTTAAACACAGATATAAAGACATCATTAGCATAAATGTCCATTTTTTTTACTGATTCGCCCTGGACATTGGTTTCTCCCGTAAATCCTAATGCTCCAGCCATTAAGCCAGCCCGACTCAAACGACGAGTCACTAATTTGGCTGCTAAAGCAATGCGATTCATGATCGCGCTAACGTCCTGTGCTTGAGTACTAAAATTAGAGAACTGCTGTAATACGTGCCTAGATAGCGTTTGGCAATCTCTATCTAGACTATATTCTGGAATGATTGCGTTATTTTCCATTTTTATTAACCTTTCTAAGCCTATGTCTCTACTTTCTTTAAAATTATGACCAAATAAATAAAAGATTGGTAAATTGACTGCTATTAAGTAGGTGGTTGTAATTGAATATAAGATGAATCGGTTCGGGACTGGGGACTAAGAATAAAATTTCGTCATCAAGTCTTATAAATTATTTGCCTACCTACTTAATTATATTAGAAAGACATTTTAAACCTGGGTCATAAGCTTAAGACTAGCTTCAGGTTATTAACTATTTTGCTATTTACGATACTAAATTTGAGGTTTACAATCCGAAATTGATGACAATATCGCCATAATGTTATTTGAATTTATTGCCTTGAGACTAGGCTTTTTATGCCTGGTAAGATCTCAGGCATTGATGACCGCAATTTTGTTCTATTTACCCATCCCTAGCTGTTGAGCTTTCTGGTAAACTTTTCCTTCTGTCAACAGCGAAGGAGCAATCACCACATCAACTTGCTGCATTTCTTTGAGGTTTTTTGCGCCTAAAGTACCCATACTGGTTTTAATTGCTCCTAGTAGGTTGTGAGTACCATCGTCAAGCCTAGCCGGACCGACCAAGATCTCTTTTATAGTTCCTGTTGTTCCTACTTTGATACGAGTACCACGAGGTAATACTGGACTAGGAGTAGCCATTCCCCAATGAAATTCTCCTCCAGGGGCTTCGGCAGCACGGGCAATAGGCGAGCCAATCATTACCGCATCCGCACCACAAGCAAGACACTTACAGATATCTCCGCCAGTAACAATACCTCCATCTGAAATTACTGGTACATATCTTCCTGTTTCGGCGTGATAGTCATCCCGCGCAGCAGCGCAATCGGCTGTGGCAGTTGCTTGAGGGACACCTACACCTAAAACTCCACGGGAAGTACAGGCAGCACCGGGCCCAATTCCTACTAAGACAGCAGCAGCCCCAGCTTTCATTAGCTTCAATGCTACTTCGTAGGTCACGCAGTTGCCTAAAATCACGGGCATCGGCATCTGGTTACAGAAACTGGCCAAATCTAATGGCGCGATCGCTTCTGGAGAAAGATGATCTGTCGAGACTACGGTAGCCTGAACAAAGACTAAATCTGCTCCTGCTTCAGCTACGATTTTTCCATACTTACTCGCTCCTGCGGGAGTTAGGCTGACCGCTGCGATCGCATCCTGGCTTTTGATTTCTTTAATTCTGGTGGTGATTAATTCTGGCTTAATTGGTTCTGCATATAGTTCCTGCATCAAACCAACAAATCCGTCTTTTCCTACCGACTCAATTTTACTTAAAATTGGTTTTGGGTCGTCGTATCTAGTTTGTATCCCTTCTAAATTTAATACTCCAATTGAACCTAATTGCGAGAGTAAAACCGCCATTTTGACATCGACCACACCATCCATGGCACTAGCCAAGATAGGTACTTCGCGGGTAATTCCGCCAAGTTTCCAGGTAGTATTTGCCAAACTGGGGTCTAGTGTACGCACTCCAGGAGAAAGTGCGATTTCATCAAATCCATAGGCTCTACGAGCCTGTTTTCCGCGACCAATTGATATTTCCACGCTCTTTTACCGTTCCCAAAGCTTATTAGGATAGGCTATCAAATTTTATCGTCCTTTGAACATTGATTAATCGTAAAAATTTTTTAGCTGTTGACTATTAGCTTTTTCATAGACAGAATATTATCGAGTTACGTTGATTTTAGAAAAGAGCGATCGCGCCTTATAGAAGAAGTAAGCACTTAGGATAAGGTAAATAGTAATACAAACAAATTGTGCATCAGATCTATGTAATAAAAGAAATTGGATTATTTTAGTGAGCCAATGACAACTCAGAATACAACCCTAACAAAGAAAGACGCTATTCTAAAGTCTCGCGAAATCTTAGCGAACCCTCAAAAGTACGTTTTAATTGATGTTGAGACAACTGGCTTAACGGCTCAGGATGAAATTCTTCAGCTGGCTATTCTTAACCTTAGCGGGGATACAATATTTAACGCTTATTTTCTACCCAACACGAATATTTCCTCTTATGCTTACGCTAGCAATAATCTAACTATAGATACTTTACTAGCTCGTGGGGCTAAACCTTACAGCGATCGCGCCGATGAAATCGCAGAAATATTAGAAGGTAAAATAGTTTTATACTATGCAACTAGCCATTTAGATAAAATATTACTCAACAATACAGCAGTTAAGTACGGCTATCCAGAAGTAGTTGGTGAGTCTGTCGATATTTTAAGAATGCGCCAGGTAGTCGAAGGAACTAAACAATGTCCAAATGGCGGTAATCATAATGCTGTTAAGGATGCTCGTGTTTCTTTGGCTCATTTAAAAAACATTGCTAAGACTCCAGTTCCTGAATTGATGGATGTTGAGACTTTAGTAGCTTTACGAAGTAGTTTGGATGAAAAGAAGTCGGATTTAACGAGACAATTGAAGGATATTGATAACGCTCTCAAAGAACATATGCTTGCCTCTGGGGAACAAGAAATTACTACCATGAACGGTTTTAACATTACTCGCAAACTGAGTATCACTAAGACAAGACTAAAAGAAAACGTACAGTTATGTAATATTGACACTAAATATATACAACCCGCGACATTGAAAGCAACCGCCATTAAAAAAGCGATTAGCGATGGTGTCGATGTTTCCTGGTTTGCTGATTATATAGAAGATTTTACTATCGGGATAAAATCAACCAAATAAAGATTGGTTTGGCATAGTTCTGCATAACCAATGACTAAATCAGTTGATGTATATAGAGCCGATTGCTCTTTCGTAATCAGCAAATATTTGGGTTCGTTACTTATTAATTTGAGAGCAATCGCCTGTAGGGTGGACAAAAAACAACTAAAGCTGACTAAAGTTTCAAGAATAGCTTGTTGCCCACCAAACAATAATTCAAATCATCTCGATCATGCAGGATAGATTCTCAAACGGCGGTTTGGTTCGTCTCCAAAACTATCGGACTGTAAGCGGTAGTGTTCTATCAGTTCATGCTGCATTTTGCGCACTTTTGCCGATCGCGGTAATAATTCTACAGGTTGCCCTTGAGGAATTACAATTTGTTCTACAGCTAGCCTTGCCTCTTCTAACGCCTCAATTTCGTCATCACTGCCTGCTTTGCTAAACAATCTTAGATCGGTAGGTTCAGGAATATTAGGGTCATCTAGATTAAGAATCTGACGGAAGATGCGGCTAACTTGAGGAATGGTATTAGATTTGACTGTATAAATTGGAAGATGGCGATCTTGGGCAATATTACGCAGCTTAGAATGATGTTTAATTTGCGATCGCAATGCCACCACTGCATCAGCTTCGTCTAAATCTTTGGTCAGGATAATCGGCAAATCCAGCACTTCAATTACCTGCTCTATTTGCGAGCGACCAATACCATAGGCATAGATATAAACGGGCCAGTCTTCGCCATTGGGACCAGGAGTACGAATTTTTTGACTGTTAGCTTCTTTGGTTTGCCAAGACCGTTCGATCATGCCCTCAAAATCAACATTGTCCCGTTTGGCTTTGCCACTACCAAAAGCAAGAGGAGTCATTTTGCCCGACGCTCTTAATCCTTGAGGATGTAGGGCTGTAACTAGATTATTGTTTCTAGAAGGCAAAGGCTGAAAAGATGTCTTAGGTTCTTCGTGAATGATCGTCACTTCACCGCTGTCATCTACGGTTCTGACCTGGGCTGGTGGTTCGTGTCCTCGTAACAGAGTATCAATAGTAGCTGAAACATCGTCATGGACCACCCAACGTTGCCTTTCAAGCATTTCTATGGCGATCGCAAAGGTAGGCGGTGCTTTGCGTTCTAAAACCGTCTTCTGCGTCCTTCTACGGCGTGCCTCATCATCTCCAAGGGTAACGCTTTGGATTCCTCCCACTAAATCAGAAAGAGTCGGGTTTTTGATCAGGTTTTCAACGGTATTACCGTGGGCAGTTCCTACTAGCTGTACACCTCTTTCGGCAATAGTTCTGGCTGCCAACGCCTCCAATTCTGTACCAATTTCGTCGATGACGATTACTTCAGGGGTATGGTTTTCTACCGCCTCGATCATTACCTGATGCTGTAGTTCAGGACGAGCCACCTGCATCCGACGAGCGCGACCAATAGCAGGGTGAGGAACATCTCCATCCCCGGCAATTTCATTGGAAGTATCGATAATCACGACTCTTTTGCCTAGGTCATCAGCTAACACCCTGGCGATTTCCCGCAGGGCGGTAGTTTTGCCCACTCCAGGACGACCTAACAGTAAAATTGACTGTCCTGTTTCTACTAGGTCGCGAATCATGACAATTGTGCCAAAAATTGCCCGCCCAATACGACAGGTCAAACCAATGATATCTCCTGTACGGTTACGAATGGCACTAATACGGTGTAAAGTTCGTTCTATACCTGCACGATTATCAGTACTAAACATTCCTACCCGTTCAATACAGTGTTGAATTTCCTCTGGGGTTACGGGTTGATCACGAAGGTAGATTGCGCGATCGCGAAAACGCGCTTCAGGTAGTCTACCTAAATCTAAAACTACCTCAATTAAACTATCGCTATCCTGTTGAATATGCTCATCTAATTTAGAGCGAATTGAATCGGGGAAAATAGTAAGTAATTTGTCTAAGTTATCGGTAACCTGCATTCGATGAGAAGCTATTTCTGACTGCATCTTTAAAATATATTTGGTTAAATTATTAAAATTTAAGAGTTGAAATCCCAGAGGCTATTTCTTAATCTGATCAACTAGCTCACTAGCAGTTGTTACAGCCTGTTCGAGTAAATCTATATTTTGTTCGAGCTTTAAATTAAGCTGGTTCATTGGCTTATTGGTTAAATTAGATTGAATATTTTGTAGTTCGGTAGTTTCTAGTTGGTTTAAAACTGGAGCGAGAATTGCGCGAGCATAGCTTCCATAAGCCACTCCAGCCACTGATTTAAATAAAGAAGAATTTTGTTGCCTCAGCATCTTGCTTTGCTTTAGCTTATCTACCGTGTAGCTATTAGTACCTCCTGCAAGTTGAACATAGCCAGGCAGCTTTGCCTGTAAAACTTTTTGAGCAAAAGCGATCGCAGCATGGGTAGTTCCCTTGCCAATATCACCACTCATAGAACGTCCATCAGTCTGCCAAATCAAAGGACAGGGCAAAGGAGTAATTAGTTCATAGAGCGATCGCCAATAATTCAAAACATCAGGGGCATCGGTGCAGCTAATTGCTAACAGTTTAAGTTGCCCCACTATAGGCGCAAGATCTGTCCAGACCCTCTTAAAATCCTCATAATGCCCTACCTGGGTATGAATTTCAATTGCGTCTATTTTCAGCGATTGAACCCAAGATACAACAGATTTAACGTTTGAGACATGAGAACGAGTTGTAATTAATTCCTGGGGACAAATCGGCAGACAACGACCACAGCCATAACAAAGGCTGTCTAAAATCCCTCCTTTGTTTAAATCTATTGCCTCGGCGGGACATAATTGTACACAAGGTTGAGGACAATCCTGGGGACAGAGAGTTGCATCAAACTCAGCTTTACGGAAGTGAGGATCTTCTTCATCATTAATACTCACCATTAGCCAAGGGGAAGCAACCAGTGTCTTAGCACTATGATCCTTTGAAATAAGGGGTTGGGGGTTGGGAGTTGGGGTTAGGGAAAATGCTTGACTATCATAATTATTTTGCTCAACTAATAACTGAGTCTTTTGTTGTAATTTTTGGGCTACTTCAATTCCTTCGATAGCAGCAGCAATTACGGCAGGATCGGCAGCAACATCTATACAGTCAGCACCAGCCAAACTATATGCCACAGCTAGACTACGAACCGCGGGCAGATGCTGATAGCTAGCTCCACAAATTAGCTTAAACCAGCTACCTAGCATTAATGAATGTAAGGGATAAGATTGAACCACTCTTACATCCTAATATTTTGTCTCTCATTAATGCTAGGTTTTGCAAATAAAGCTTTAGGCTTCAGAAGTGATCGATGATCATCGATCATTATAATCACCCTGTAATTGCATTAAGCAATATCTCTGCTAAACTAATCCCCTGCATATCATCCATGGTAATGGTATTGACGATATCAAATTTGGCTCCCGCAGATTCTAATTGATCGTCTAAAGCCTTCAGAAATTGAGTCGCCTTGCGATCGTTCCCTACCTGAATCAAAGAAATACCTATTTCTTCATCTCGATCAATTTGACGGGAAGTTTCAATAATCACGCGCATGACTGCTTTATAATCATTAGGTTCACCATCAGTAATAACTATAAAAGTTTCTCCGTTAGCTTTAGCTTCTCCTGCTGCTTTACGGTCAAAATAATTATTGACCGCATCTAATAACACACTAGCTAAATCAGTACGACCCATAGGATCATTTTCTGCGTAGATTTTATTCACTTTATCAGCCGTAATATTGTCATAACGACGAAAGCGACTAGAGAATAAATAAACAGTAATGCCATCGGGGTCAATTTTTTCACACTCTTTAGCCAAAGCCAGAGTGGATTCTTGGGCAGATTCCCAACGAGTTTTACCCCCTGGACGATCATTAGTCGACATACTGCCACTTTTATCAATGATTAGTGTGTAGTCGCGGTCTTCGACAATAGAGTTATCTGCCATAATGTCACAATCTTTTTTGCTGCTGGGTTTCTCCATTTAGCCTATTACAAGGTTGAACTGAACTGTGAAAAATAAAAATTTTTCACAGATTTGGTTAATGTCATTCACGATTTTAACTAGGCATTCATACTTAGTTGACTAGGAATAATTGTAAACAGATATTGCAACCACTGGAAAAATGTTTGAATATTCTATCAATCAGTGAAGCCTCCGCGATAATCTAAGTAATCTAGACATTCACAGAATAATTATTCAGGAGAATTTTAATGGATAACGAGCTACACAAATATAAGATGATTTGTACTTTGAAATTTGGTGATATTTACGGTCAAATAATCATTTGGTTAATTGTAATCTTTATTAGCTTGGCTACTACCCTGGCGTTATGGAGTAGTACCAGACAAATTTATGCTTTGGCAACGGTGGGAATTGTTTTAGTGCTGTCTTTGCCTTTTCTGCTGTTTGCTTTTGTAACTACCTTGCTAAATAGAATTGAGTTTGTACCTATGGAAGAAGAACTATTTAGCAAAACTGTTAGAGGCTCAAGTTCAAAAATATCTAGCGCAGAATCTAGAGCATAAGCTAGCTAAAGAATAAATTATGAAGGATGAGGGCGCAGGAAACAATTTACCACTTGCATTGTTCCTCATTCCTTATTCTTAACCAAATAAACTGTATCTTGTGCAAGGTATAAGCGAAAAATATCTTTGCTACTTACGTAGATCCTCACTCTTCATTTCTCATCCCTTAATCAAGCTCCCATACCTGAGTATTGCTTTAAACCTTTGCGCCAAAGCCAACGATTAGCCACAACAAATAAAGTTGTCCAAGCAATTATAATTAAAATACTTTTAACAACATCTACAGGTAAACCCATTAGCAATGCTGCGGGAAAGTGCATTACGTAGGGAAATGGAGTCCATGCCACCACTCGTCTAACGTTATCTGGAAAAACTTCCAAAGGAGCAATTGTTCCTGAAAGAAATATATAAAATAAAAACCAAAACTGTTGAATCGCACTAGCCCTTTCTGTCCAAAAGGCTAACATGGCAAAAGTGTACTGGATCGCAAATTGTAAAATAAATGCTAAGGCGATCGCAATTATTCCCAATAATATATTTTTACTCTCTGGAATCCAGGCTGCATCAGGATAAAGCACAAAAAACAAACCACAGAAAACAACCATTAAAGGTACACGGGTCATTTTTTCCGCTAGGTGTCTGGCGACATGATGCCATACAGGGTCAATTGGCTGTAATAGTCTCAGTGACAGTCTTCCTTCTAAAATTTCTCGTTCAAACTCCCAGATGACCCAGACAGTAGTTAGCTGACGCACGATAAAAACACTAAAAAAGTATCTGGCAAAATCTATTGGACCAAGGCTAAAGTTATTATTTTGAGCAGCCTCTATCCATACCCCCATCAAAATAATTGGCAAGGAATTAGACAATGCCCAGAGAAATATTTCGGCTCTATATTCCAGCATATGAGCATAGTGAGCTAAAAAAAGCGTTCTAGCCTTTCTTGTATTTAACATTAGTTTTGAGTAGCTGAATTTTACATTGAAATTAAATCGTAAACTTTACCGTAATAACGAGTTTCTATGATTGTTTTGTATTTTTTCGTCCATTCTTCGCCAAAGTTTTGTTCAAATTCTGACATGAATTCTTCTGACATAAAATTGGTAAGTTGTTTGGTAAAAATTAAATAAGCAAGCTGGACAAAGAAATAATCGTCTTGACTAGCTATTTCAATTAATATTTCCGCTCCATCGATTTGATATAGCATCAAAATAGTGTTGGCAGTAATATCTTGATAGCTGCTTTCGTCATCATGCCATTTAGTTTAATCGCCGATACAGGACACTCGATCGCCTCAACGATATCAAACAATAGAAAGTAATTTGTTCTAAATCAGGATGTGAATATCAAATTCAATGAGTTTTTGAAGCTGTATTCAAAAGTGCTAGCTAAAGGCTGAGAGCTAAAAGCTGATTTTAAAGAAGATGCTTGTAATGAGGTGAGTCTTTTAAAGACTTCACTATTTCCTTGATATCTTGAGTATGGTCTTTATCGACCACCAAAGTTACATTGCCATCGCGAACGATCACTACATCTTTTACACCAATAGTCACAAT
This DNA window, taken from Pleurocapsa sp. FMAR1, encodes the following:
- a CDS encoding Light dependent period protein LdpA domain-containing protein, which codes for MLGSWFKLICGASYQHLPAVRSLAVAYSLAGADCIDVAADPAVIAAAIEGIEVAQKLQQKTQLLVEQNNYDSQAFSLTPTPNPQPLISKDHSAKTLVASPWLMVSINDEEDPHFRKAEFDATLCPQDCPQPCVQLCPAEAIDLNKGGILDSLCYGCGRCLPICPQELITTRSHVSNVKSVVSWVQSLKIDAIEIHTQVGHYEDFKRVWTDLAPIVGQLKLLAISCTDAPDVLNYWRSLYELITPLPCPLIWQTDGRSMSGDIGKGTTHAAIAFAQKVLQAKLPGYVQLAGGTNSYTVDKLKQSKMLRQQNSSLFKSVAGVAYGSYARAILAPVLNQLETTELQNIQSNLTNKPMNQLNLKLEQNIDLLEQAVTTASELVDQIKK
- a CDS encoding GuaB3 family IMP dehydrogenase-related protein, with the protein product MEISIGRGKQARRAYGFDEIALSPGVRTLDPSLANTTWKLGGITREVPILASAMDGVVDVKMAVLLSQLGSIGVLNLEGIQTRYDDPKPILSKIESVGKDGFVGLMQELYAEPIKPELITTRIKEIKSQDAIAAVSLTPAGASKYGKIVAEAGADLVFVQATVVSTDHLSPEAIAPLDLASFCNQMPMPVILGNCVTYEVALKLMKAGAAAVLVGIGPGAACTSRGVLGVGVPQATATADCAAARDDYHAETGRYVPVISDGGIVTGGDICKCLACGADAVMIGSPIARAAEAPGGEFHWGMATPSPVLPRGTRIKVGTTGTIKEILVGPARLDDGTHNLLGAIKTSMGTLGAKNLKEMQQVDVVIAPSLLTEGKVYQKAQQLGMGK
- a CDS encoding vWA domain-containing protein, translating into MADNSIVEDRDYTLIIDKSGSMSTNDRPGGKTRWESAQESTLALAKECEKIDPDGITVYLFSSRFRRYDNITADKVNKIYAENDPMGRTDLASVLLDAVNNYFDRKAAGEAKANGETFIVITDGEPNDYKAVMRVIIETSRQIDRDEEIGISLIQVGNDRKATQFLKALDDQLESAGAKFDIVNTITMDDMQGISLAEILLNAITG
- a CDS encoding 3'-5' exonuclease, with product MTTQNTTLTKKDAILKSREILANPQKYVLIDVETTGLTAQDEILQLAILNLSGDTIFNAYFLPNTNISSYAYASNNLTIDTLLARGAKPYSDRADEIAEILEGKIVLYYATSHLDKILLNNTAVKYGYPEVVGESVDILRMRQVVEGTKQCPNGGNHNAVKDARVSLAHLKNIAKTPVPELMDVETLVALRSSLDEKKSDLTRQLKDIDNALKEHMLASGEQEITTMNGFNITRKLSITKTRLKENVQLCNIDTKYIQPATLKATAIKKAISDGVDVSWFADYIEDFTIGIKSTK
- a CDS encoding ABC transporter permease; amino-acid sequence: MLNTRKARTLFLAHYAHMLEYRAEIFLWALSNSLPIILMGVWIEAAQNNNFSLGPIDFARYFFSVFIVRQLTTVWVIWEFEREILEGRLSLRLLQPIDPVWHHVARHLAEKMTRVPLMVVFCGLFFVLYPDAAWIPESKNILLGIIAIALAFILQFAIQYTFAMLAFWTERASAIQQFWFLFYIFLSGTIAPLEVFPDNVRRVVAWTPFPYVMHFPAALLMGLPVDVVKSILIIIAWTTLFVVANRWLWRKGLKQYSGMGA
- a CDS encoding R3H domain-containing nucleic acid-binding protein — protein: MQSEIASHRMQVTDNLDKLLTIFPDSIRSKLDEHIQQDSDSLIEVVLDLGRLPEARFRDRAIYLRDQPVTPEEIQHCIERVGMFSTDNRAGIERTLHRISAIRNRTGDIIGLTCRIGRAIFGTIVMIRDLVETGQSILLLGRPGVGKTTALREIARVLADDLGKRVVIIDTSNEIAGDGDVPHPAIGRARRMQVARPELQHQVMIEAVENHTPEVIVIDEIGTELEALAARTIAERGVQLVGTAHGNTVENLIKNPTLSDLVGGIQSVTLGDDEARRRRTQKTVLERKAPPTFAIAIEMLERQRWVVHDDVSATIDTLLRGHEPPAQVRTVDDSGEVTIIHEEPKTSFQPLPSRNNNLVTALHPQGLRASGKMTPLAFGSGKAKRDNVDFEGMIERSWQTKEANSQKIRTPGPNGEDWPVYIYAYGIGRSQIEQVIEVLDLPIILTKDLDEADAVVALRSQIKHHSKLRNIAQDRHLPIYTVKSNTIPQVSRIFRQILNLDDPNIPEPTDLRLFSKAGSDDEIEALEEARLAVEQIVIPQGQPVELLPRSAKVRKMQHELIEHYRLQSDSFGDEPNRRLRIYPA
- the fbp gene encoding class 1 fructose-bisphosphatase, which gives rise to MENNAIIPEYSLDRDCQTLSRHVLQQFSNFSTQAQDVSAIMNRIALAAKLVTRRLSRAGLMAGALGFTGETNVQGESVKKMDIYANDVFISVFKQSGLVCRLASEEMEKPYYIPENCPIGRYTLLYDPIDGSSNVDINLNVGSIFSLRQQEGEDLDGKAQDLLQNGDRQIGAGYVLYGPSTVLVYTIGKGVHSFILDPSLGEFILAEENITIPKHGAVYSVNEGNYWQWDESIREYIRYVHRHEGYTSRYSGALVGDFHRILLQGGVFLYPGTEKDPQGKLRLLYESAPLAFLAEQAGARASTGMERILSVVPNKLHQRTPLVIGSTEDVELVESFIQDWARRESEEQALV